The Solicola gregarius DNA window AACGCTCGGCGTGTACATGTGGCTCGGTACGGTCTTCTCGCTCGTCGGGCTCGCCGTGTCCGGAGCCCTGGTCGAGCGGGACACCTACCTCGCCCTTGCCTTGGTGCCGTTCGTGGTGGTCGGCTTCGTGGCCGCACTGCTCGTCCGTCGCTACGTACCGACGAGGCAAGTGCGGTTCGCGATGCTGGCCGTCTGCGCGTCGAGCGCGGCGATCCTCCTGGTACGCAGCCTGGCCGGCTGACCGGTTACGCCCTCCACATAGGATGATCGCGTGCCCGACCCGTCCACCCGCGCACGCGACTCGGATCGTGACCGTGCCGTCGCGCAGCTCGACGAGGCGTACGTCGACGGTCAGCTGAGCGATGCCGAGCGATCCCTTCGGGTTTCGCAGGCCCTTGCCGCACGTACGATCGGCGACCTCGACGGGCTCGTCGAAGACCTCCAGGGTGCGGGCTCGCCGGCGACGATCGGTCGGCGGCGCACGATCGCCGTCATCGTCGCGGCGACCGGTGCGACCGTCCTGATCGCCGTCGTGGGAGCGATCACGGCCCTCAGCGGCGGCGACGGCGACGACCGCGCGGCCGTAGCGGAACCGGTCGAGATCCAGCAGCCGTCCAGTGCGCCGACCGCCGAGCCGACGGTCGAGCAGTCGGAGGAGCCGGAACCGGAGACGGCAGCGAAACCGCTGACGCGACAGTACTTCGAGGACTTCCGAGACGCGTATCGCAAGCGCTTCGGTGACACCTTGATCTACGACGCTATGTATTTCGAGGACGGCAACGTCTCGTTCTCGCGGCAACTCTCGCGAGCGCGCAGGGATCTGCTCCAGGACTGGGACTGGTACGCGGCCACGGGGTTCGAGAAGTCGATCTCGCCTCCCGCGCCGAACGTCTGGGAGTACGAGCCGCTCGACCTGTCGTCTGTTGACTACCAGAAGCTGGTGCGTCACGTGGTTCAGGGACGGAAGCACCTCGGTGTGACGCAGCCCGGGCGGTCGGTGAGGGTGTCGATGCCGCTGGACGCCGAATACGAGGAGCAGCTCATCGAGGTGAGCGTGACGAACGAGTACAGCGACCGCGGGTGGCGTTATGTCACACTCGACGGCACCTTGGTCGAAAGTCACCCGTTCGTGGTCGGTGACCAGTGAGCGCGCAGAGTTCGGATGGGAGCGATGGCACCCGCGCCCGCGACGCCGACCGCAACCTCGCGATCGAGCTGATCGACGCGGCGTACAGCGACGGACAGCTGACGACGACCGAGCGTGAGGATCGTTGCGCACGGGTACTGGCCGCGGAGACGCTCGGCCAGCTCCGCGCGCTCACCGGCGACCTGCAGCTGCCTTTGGTCGCGGCGCCACGCCGACGCCGACGCCGGCTTGTGCCGATCGTGATGGCCGGCGTGGTCGCGGTCGGGATCGTCGGCGCGGTCGTCATCGGTACCGGTGACGACCCGGCGACGCCGCCGCAGGAGGTGCCGAGCGCCGCACCGCAGAGATCCGAACCCGAACCGAGGCAGGAGCCGGACCCGCCGAAGGAAAAGCCGAAGGTGCTGCACTACACGCTGACGCCACGCGGTATCGAGAACTTTGTCACGGCGTATCGCAAGCAGTTCGGCACGACCAAGGCACTCGCGTTCGGGTTCGATCGCGACAGCGTCAACGTCGTCCGCAAAGGCCGCAAACCCGCGTTGTGGCGATACGTCGATGATCGGTTCCTCGACTCGGGGTACTCCACCCGCCAGTTCGAGCCCGGCCAGATCGACATCACCGACCTGAACGTGAAGGCGGCGTTCCGGAATCTCGAGCGTATCCAGGACCGCCTCGGCTTCGAGAAGTTCCCGCAGCTGGGCATCAGCGTCGTCATCGCAAGCGGCCAGAAGGGTGCCTGGCTCGTCGCCGGCAAGGAGAGCACGAACCTATCGGAGTGCCAAGGCGACTGGATGACCCTCGACGGAGAGGTGCGGGAGCGGCGTACCGCCTGCCCCGAATCGTGACCTCCGACGAGTCGACGACCAACGCGCCGGCCGCCCGGGTGAAACCCGATCGGAACCACGGGTAGAGTCTCCCGCGGTCCGAACGCGTGACACAACGTAGTGCGCCGCGTACGTACAGACATCGATCGGGGCTTGCTGTGCAACCTCGCGACGTGCCGAGACGTCAGGGAACCTGTGAGAAGACTGCGTGAACTGGTGCCCGGGCGCCGCGCCGCGCGACGGCGCATCGAGTCGCCGCGGCGGCCGGTCGACCCGGCGGTCAGCGTCGTCGTCCCGATCTACAACGTCGAGGACTACCTGCGCGACTGCCTCGACAGCATTCTCCGGCAGGAGTACGCGGACTTCGAGGTCGTTGTCGTCGACGACGGCTCACCCGACGGATCCGCCGCGATCGCTGCGGAGTACGCCGAGCGCGATGCGCGCGTCCGGATCATCGGGCGCCCCAACGGCGGTCTCGGCGCCGCCCGCAACACCGGCATCCGGGAGGCCTCCGGCCGGTACCTGACCTTCGTCGACTCCGACGACGAACTCCCGCCCGGCGCCTTGCGCCGGATGGTGGAGTCCGCCGAGGAGAGCGGATCCGACATGGTCGTCGGGTCACTGCGCCGGTTCAACAGCATCGAACGCTGGAAGCCGCGTTGGGTCGACGACCTGCACGCCAGCGCCAAGACGGGCATCACGATCGACCAGCAGCCAGGTCTCGTACGGAACAACTACACCGTCGCGAAGCTGTATCGGCGCACCTTCTGGGACGACGCGGGCCTGTGGTTCCGCGAGGGCGTCGCGTACGAGGACCAACCGCTCGTCACCCAGCTGTACGTGCGGGCGCGCGGCATCGACGTGGTCAAGGAGTCGGTGTACCGCTATCGGTCTCGCGACGACAGGAGCTCGATCAGCCAGCAGACGGCGACGATCGCCGACCTTCGCGACCGGATCGCCGCCTGGCGGGTCAGTCACGAGGAGTTCTCCGAGCATGCGTCGCCAGTGGTGTACCGAGCCTGGCTCGTGACGCTGTTCGACGCCCACTTCCACTGGTACCTCCGCAGCCCGTCGGTCGCCGACGACACTTACTGGCGCGAGCTGCAGGCCGCGATCGCCGACCTCACCGCCGATGCTCCTCCCGACCTGTGGATGGAGGTCGCGCCCGACCGCCGCGTCGTGCTCGAGCTCGCCCGCCAGGACCGGCGCGATGACGTGGTTGCGTTCTATGAACGCGACGGCGCACGCCCGAACGCGCACCCGGCCGATCCGTACACCGGAGGGCTCCGCTGCCGGCTGCCGTTCGGCGACGACCCGGAGCTTGCCGACTGGCTGTTCGAGCTCTCGCTGCCCGATGTGGTGCTGGAGCATGAGATCCACGCGTTCCGCTGGGTCGAGGGCCTGACCGCGCGGATCCGTGGGTGGAGCTACGTCCGGCAGGTCGATCTCGCGCAGCACGACTCGCGTACCGAGGTCGTGCTGCGCCACGATCCGACGGGCGAGGAGCAGGCCTTCGCGACGACGCGAGACGACCGGCCCGCCTACCCGCCGCCGGTCGAGCACGACCGCATCGACTACGGGGCGGGCGCGTTCGACTGCACGTTCGACCTCTCGGACGCCGCACAGACCTCCCTGCGCGAGGGCGGCCGTTGGGATGCGTTCCTGCGCACGACCACGGGCGACCTGACGGTCGAGATCCCGATCCGGCGGCTGGTCCGCAGCAGCTCAGCGGGCATTGTGCCGGCCGGTGTGCACGCGGCCGGCCACCGGATGATCGTCGACTGGCGGATGGGTGAGCCGCTGTCCTTCGTCGTCGACCGTTACCGCGTCGAAGCCACCGACGTCACGCTCGCCGATGGCCGCCTCGCGGGTACGCTGCGCGGCCCCGACGCCGCGGGTGTCGTCACCGTCGAGCTCGAGGACGACGCCGGCCAACGCGTCTCGGTCGGCGAGGTAGGCGGGGCCGGGGCGGCTGAACGGCCGTTCGAGATCCCGCTACCGCCGATCGACACGGCGGCGATGGACCCGGCCGAGCATGTGACGTGGCGCGTTCGTGCCGAATCCGCCGATGCCGGGCTCGTACCCGTGCTCTACCGCGGCGAACGCCAGTTCGTGTTCGGCACGTCGTGTGCGGGCGTACGCGCGCTCGAGCGCACCCGCAACGGCCTGCTCGCCACCCGTGCGTGGCGGGTGGTCGCCCTCGCCGACTCGGTCCACGTCGACCACGACGGCGTACTGCACGTCGACGGCCGGTTGCACGGTGCCCGCACCGACCAGACGACGATGCGGCTTCGGCTGCGCGGCCGCAAGACCGCCGTCAGCAGCGAGCCGACCGCGCACGCCGACGGCAGCTTCTCACTCTCGATGCCGCTGGAGCACGAGGTGTGGCGGTTCGGTCGGCACGTGCTTCCCGCCACCGCGCACGATGGGTCGTGCATTCTCGTCGACGAGAGCGGGCACGAGGAGACGGTGCCGCTGCTGCTGTCCCAGGAGGTCGGCAGCACGCTTCCGATCCCGGTCGACACCGACCGGCTCGAGGGGCGGATCATCCGAGGCCCGCAGAACCGGCTGCGCGTACACCTCGGTCGCCCGGTACGTGACGCGCGCGGCCGCTATCGACAGCATCGACTCCGTAACGCCCCGCCAGGACGGCAGCTGCGCAAGTCTCTCCTGATCCGCTCGTACTTCGGTGACTCGGCCACCTGCAACGGCGTGGGTGTGCTTCGCGAGCTGCAGCGTCGTGGCGCCGATCTCGACGTCTACTGGGCGGTGCGCGACCACTCCGTCCCCGTGCCCGACGGAGCACATGCGGTGCCGATGAACAGCCGCGAGTGGTACGACCTGCTCGGCTCGTCCGCCTACTACCTCGACAACATGTTCCAGCCGGCATACCACCGCAAGCCGGACGGTCAGGTGCTCATCCAGACGTTCCACGGCTACCCGTTCAAGACCATGGGGCACACCCATTGGAAGCAGACCGGGAGGTCCGCGCAGCAGATCGACTCGTACGTGCGCCGCGCGGCCGACTGGGATCACCTGGTCTCGCCCGCGGCGTACGCGAGCCCGCTGCTGCGCCGCGAGTTCGAGTACGCCGGCGACGTGCTCGAGATCGGATACCCCCGCAACGACGTGCTGCTCGCCGACGACGCCGACTCGCTGCGTGCGGTCGTACGCGAGTCGCTCGGGATCGCACCGCACCAGCGCGCCGTGCTCTACGCTCCGACGTTCCGCGACTACGAGTCTCCCGACGACCACCGGGCCGCGCTCGTCGACCTCCTCGACATCGATGCCGTCGCGTCGGGGCTCGGTGACGACGGCGTACTGCTGGTGCGAGGGCATGCGTTCAACGCACGCGCCGGCGAGCAGGTCATCGGCGGACCGGGGGTCGTCGACGTCACCGACTATCCGGAGGTCTCCGACCTCTACCTCGCCGCCGACGCGGCGATCGTCGACTACTCGTCGCTTCGCTTCGACTTCGCCGTCACCGGCAAGCCGATGGTCTTCCACGTGCCCGACCTCGCGCGCTACCAGGAGACGCGTGGCTGGGTCGTCGACTTCGAGCCGACGGCGCCCGGCCCGCGGGTCGACACCACCGACGAGGTGATCGACCAGCTCCGCGACCTCGACCGGCTGCGCGAGGCGTACCACGACGAGTACGACCGCTTCCGCCGCGACTTCATCGAGCGCGAGGACGGCCGCGCCGCCGCTCGGTTCGTCGATGCCGTGATGGTGCCACGCGGCGACGCGCCGAGTGCGTAGGCCGTCCCGCGCGGTAGCGTTCGCGGGACCAGTCATTCGTGAAGGAGCAGCCTCCCTGCCATGCCAGAGCCGACGCACGATGCCGATCAGCCCCGCGGTCGCCTCGTACTGATCACAGGTACCGGCCGCAGCGGTACGAGCACCGCCTCGGGAACCCTGAGCCATCTCGGCCTGCACGTTCCGGGGCCGTATCTCGGCGCGAACAGGTCGAACCCGAAGGGGTTCTTCGAGTCGCGGTGGGCCGTCCGGTTCCACAAACGACTGCACAAGCGGGCCTGGATCAACGACTTCGACGGTCGACCCGAGGCGGTGGAGCTCGCCCGCGAAGCCATCACACCGGCGATGCGCGATGAGCTGCGTGGATTCCTCGAGGATGTCTCCGGCGAGCATGACCAGGTCGTCGTCAAGGACCCTCGAACCGTTTGGTGCCAGGCACTGTGGGCGGACTGCTCCGCCGACGTCGGCCTGTCGATCCGCTACCTGTCGATGCTCCGTCATCCCGCCGAGGTGCTCGGCAGCCGCACGGAGTACTACGCGGCGGGGGCCGACGACGACCGTCGGCGCTACTACGCGACCAGCAGCCTCGGCCGCTGGATCAACTCGTCCATCGTCAACGAGCGCGAGACGCGCGGCGCGCGGCGTACGTTCGTGCGGTACGTCGACCTGCTCCGCGACTGGCGTACGACGATGAAGAAGGTCGCCGTCGACCTCGGGCTCGAGTACGACAGCGACCTCGACGACATGTCGCCGCATCCCGTCGACGAGTTCATCGACCCCGACCTGCGGCGGGTGCAGGTCACCTGGGACGACGTCGACGTCCCGGCTCCGCTCCGCGAACTCGCGGAGGAGGTCTGGCAGAACCTCGAGGCGCTCGCCGACAGCGACGGAACCGACGAAGGCGCGTCGCGGACCCTCGACGGGCTCGGCGCGAGGTACGCCGCGATGGTGCAGGATGCGAAGGCGATGTCGCACGATGCGACCGAGCAGTCGGTGAACAAGGCGAAGGACACCGCCGTTCGTCAGGAGCGCAAGCGCGTACGCGAGGAGGAGGCCGCCGCTGCCGAGGCGGCCGACCCGGCGGCCGAGCAGTCCGGTGTCGACCGGTTCCGGGCCCGAGCACGCGGCGCACTCGGAGCCGTCGCATCGAAGGTGCGGTCGAAGTGAGCGACCGGATCCTGGTGCTGATCACCGGCACCGGCCGCAGCGGCACGAGCACGATGTCGGGCACGTTGCATCACCTCGGGCTCAGCGTGCCGGGGCCGTACCTCGGTGCGAACCGTTCGAACCCCAAGGGGTTCTTCGAGTCGATGTGGGCGGTGCAGTTCCACAAGCGGATCCACAAACGCGCGCGGGTCAACGACTTCGACGCGCGGCTCGACGCTCTCGATCGCGTACGCGAGGCGACCACCGACGAGTCGATCGCCGAGCTCGACGAATGGCTGGCCGGGCAGGACGCCGAGCAGCTCGTCGTCAAGGATCCGCGCACGGTCTGGCATCAGCGGCTCTGGGCAGATCGCGCGGCACAGGCCGGACGTTCGATCCGCTACGTGTCGATGCTTCGCCATCCGGCCGAGGTGATCGGCAGCCGCGTGACGTACTACCTCAGCCGGGGAAACATCGACCTGAGCGAGCGGGCGTACACGATCAGTAACGTCGGTCGGTGGGTGAGCGCCAGCCTGGTGAACGAGCGTGAGACGCGAGGGGAGCGGCGGGCCTTCGTCCGGTACGCCGACCTGCTCGACGACTGGCGCAGCGTTGCCGGCATGCTGCGAGACGATCTCGGGCTGTCGTACGACACCTCCCTCGATCCGCACACTCCGCATCCGGTCGACGACTTCGTCGAGCCGGAGCTGCGTCGGGTCCGCGTCACCTGGTACGACCTCGACGTACCCGACGAGCTGCAGGCGATCGCCCAGGCGACGTGGGACAACCTCGGGCTGCTGGCCGACAACGCCGGCGCGGCCGAGGACGCATCGGCGGCGCTCGACGTGCTGGCGCAGCGGTACGACCGGTTGCTGGACGACTCGCAGGCGCTCGCGTACGACGCGATCTACGCGGCCGGCGCCGAAGGCCGCGCGGAGGGTGCGCGCACCGCCCGGCGGAAGCTGAAGGAACGCGCTCGCGAGCGTAAGCGCGCCCGCGAACAGGCCGACTGACGCGCGGTTTGCCGGGTAGCGGCGCGGATTACCACGGGTCCATGGTAATCCGCGGCCCGCGGGAGCACCGATACCAATTTGTTGTTTCGAACTACTAGACGACGTCTGTGACGCGCGTTACGTTGTTCCAAACAACAATTGCGTCGATTGGTAGGAGGCGGTCTGCGTGAAGCGGATGCCTGTTTTGGCCGTTGCTGGCCTGCTGGGAGCGTCCATGGCGCTCACCGCATGTGGAAGCGATGATGACGGCGACGGTGGTGGGAGCGGCGGAGGAGAGTCCGTCGGCAAGGTCGGAGTGATCCTGCCCGACACGGAGTCCTCCGTACGTTGGGAGAGCGCCGACCAACCGGCGTTGAAGGCTGCCTTCGAGAAGGCCGGTATCGAGGCGAGCATCCAGAACGCGCAGGGCGACTCGTCGAACATGACAGGTATCGCCGACTCGATGATCGCCGACGGCGTCACCGTGCTCGCGATCGTCAACCTCGACAACGAGTCCGGCGCGGCCATCCAGGAGAAGGCCGAGTCGCAGGGCGTTGCGACGATCGACTACGACCGTCTGACCCTCGGCGGCAGCGCGAGCTACTACGTCTCGTACGACGGGTTCAAGGTCGGCCAGGTGCAGGGCGAAGGCCTGCAGCAGTGCCTGGGCAAGGACACCAAGGCCAACATCGTGTACCTCAACGGCTCGCCGGACGACAGCAACGCGACGTTGTTCGCCAACGGTGCACACGACGTGTTGGACAAGAACTCCAACTACAACGTGGTGGCCGAGCAGGCCGTACCCGCCTGGGACAACACCGAGGCGACCAAGATTTTCGAGCAGATGTGGACCCAGAACAAGGGCAAGATCGACGGCGTCCTCGCCGCGAACGACGGTCTCGCCGGCTCCGTGATCTCGATCCTGGACAA harbors:
- a CDS encoding bifunctional glycosyltransferase/CDP-glycerol:glycerophosphate glycerophosphotransferase — protein: MPGRRAARRRIESPRRPVDPAVSVVVPIYNVEDYLRDCLDSILRQEYADFEVVVVDDGSPDGSAAIAAEYAERDARVRIIGRPNGGLGAARNTGIREASGRYLTFVDSDDELPPGALRRMVESAEESGSDMVVGSLRRFNSIERWKPRWVDDLHASAKTGITIDQQPGLVRNNYTVAKLYRRTFWDDAGLWFREGVAYEDQPLVTQLYVRARGIDVVKESVYRYRSRDDRSSISQQTATIADLRDRIAAWRVSHEEFSEHASPVVYRAWLVTLFDAHFHWYLRSPSVADDTYWRELQAAIADLTADAPPDLWMEVAPDRRVVLELARQDRRDDVVAFYERDGARPNAHPADPYTGGLRCRLPFGDDPELADWLFELSLPDVVLEHEIHAFRWVEGLTARIRGWSYVRQVDLAQHDSRTEVVLRHDPTGEEQAFATTRDDRPAYPPPVEHDRIDYGAGAFDCTFDLSDAAQTSLREGGRWDAFLRTTTGDLTVEIPIRRLVRSSSAGIVPAGVHAAGHRMIVDWRMGEPLSFVVDRYRVEATDVTLADGRLAGTLRGPDAAGVVTVELEDDAGQRVSVGEVGGAGAAERPFEIPLPPIDTAAMDPAEHVTWRVRAESADAGLVPVLYRGERQFVFGTSCAGVRALERTRNGLLATRAWRVVALADSVHVDHDGVLHVDGRLHGARTDQTTMRLRLRGRKTAVSSEPTAHADGSFSLSMPLEHEVWRFGRHVLPATAHDGSCILVDESGHEETVPLLLSQEVGSTLPIPVDTDRLEGRIIRGPQNRLRVHLGRPVRDARGRYRQHRLRNAPPGRQLRKSLLIRSYFGDSATCNGVGVLRELQRRGADLDVYWAVRDHSVPVPDGAHAVPMNSREWYDLLGSSAYYLDNMFQPAYHRKPDGQVLIQTFHGYPFKTMGHTHWKQTGRSAQQIDSYVRRAADWDHLVSPAAYASPLLRREFEYAGDVLEIGYPRNDVLLADDADSLRAVVRESLGIAPHQRAVLYAPTFRDYESPDDHRAALVDLLDIDAVASGLGDDGVLLVRGHAFNARAGEQVIGGPGVVDVTDYPEVSDLYLAADAAIVDYSSLRFDFAVTGKPMVFHVPDLARYQETRGWVVDFEPTAPGPRVDTTDEVIDQLRDLDRLREAYHDEYDRFRRDFIEREDGRAAARFVDAVMVPRGDAPSA
- a CDS encoding sulfotransferase family protein translates to MSDRILVLITGTGRSGTSTMSGTLHHLGLSVPGPYLGANRSNPKGFFESMWAVQFHKRIHKRARVNDFDARLDALDRVREATTDESIAELDEWLAGQDAEQLVVKDPRTVWHQRLWADRAAQAGRSIRYVSMLRHPAEVIGSRVTYYLSRGNIDLSERAYTISNVGRWVSASLVNERETRGERRAFVRYADLLDDWRSVAGMLRDDLGLSYDTSLDPHTPHPVDDFVEPELRRVRVTWYDLDVPDELQAIAQATWDNLGLLADNAGAAEDASAALDVLAQRYDRLLDDSQALAYDAIYAAGAEGRAEGARTARRKLKERARERKRAREQAD
- a CDS encoding sugar ABC transporter substrate-binding protein codes for the protein MALTACGSDDDGDGGGSGGGESVGKVGVILPDTESSVRWESADQPALKAAFEKAGIEASIQNAQGDSSNMTGIADSMIADGVTVLAIVNLDNESGAAIQEKAESQGVATIDYDRLTLGGSASYYVSYDGFKVGQVQGEGLQQCLGKDTKANIVYLNGSPDDSNATLFANGAHDVLDKNSNYNVVAEQAVPAWDNTEATKIFEQMWTQNKGKIDGVLAANDGLAGSVISILDKNDAAGKVPVTGQDATVQGLQDILTGDQCMTVYKSATQEANALADVAIAMANGDEPETNSTSDDSEGDREVPSILLDPLLVTKDNVKAVVKDGGVEASELCNGFEQECKQAGIDF
- a CDS encoding sulfotransferase family protein, with amino-acid sequence MPEPTHDADQPRGRLVLITGTGRSGTSTASGTLSHLGLHVPGPYLGANRSNPKGFFESRWAVRFHKRLHKRAWINDFDGRPEAVELAREAITPAMRDELRGFLEDVSGEHDQVVVKDPRTVWCQALWADCSADVGLSIRYLSMLRHPAEVLGSRTEYYAAGADDDRRRYYATSSLGRWINSSIVNERETRGARRTFVRYVDLLRDWRTTMKKVAVDLGLEYDSDLDDMSPHPVDEFIDPDLRRVQVTWDDVDVPAPLRELAEEVWQNLEALADSDGTDEGASRTLDGLGARYAAMVQDAKAMSHDATEQSVNKAKDTAVRQERKRVREEEAAAAEAADPAAEQSGVDRFRARARGALGAVASKVRSK
- a CDS encoding DUF1707 SHOCT-like domain-containing protein encodes the protein MSAQSSDGSDGTRARDADRNLAIELIDAAYSDGQLTTTEREDRCARVLAAETLGQLRALTGDLQLPLVAAPRRRRRRLVPIVMAGVVAVGIVGAVVIGTGDDPATPPQEVPSAAPQRSEPEPRQEPDPPKEKPKVLHYTLTPRGIENFVTAYRKQFGTTKALAFGFDRDSVNVVRKGRKPALWRYVDDRFLDSGYSTRQFEPGQIDITDLNVKAAFRNLERIQDRLGFEKFPQLGISVVIASGQKGAWLVAGKESTNLSECQGDWMTLDGEVRERRTACPES
- a CDS encoding DUF1707 SHOCT-like domain-containing protein — its product is MPDPSTRARDSDRDRAVAQLDEAYVDGQLSDAERSLRVSQALAARTIGDLDGLVEDLQGAGSPATIGRRRTIAVIVAATGATVLIAVVGAITALSGGDGDDRAAVAEPVEIQQPSSAPTAEPTVEQSEEPEPETAAKPLTRQYFEDFRDAYRKRFGDTLIYDAMYFEDGNVSFSRQLSRARRDLLQDWDWYAATGFEKSISPPAPNVWEYEPLDLSSVDYQKLVRHVVQGRKHLGVTQPGRSVRVSMPLDAEYEEQLIEVSVTNEYSDRGWRYVTLDGTLVESHPFVVGDQ